The Patescibacteria group bacterium genome includes a region encoding these proteins:
- a CDS encoding UDP-N-acetylmuramoyl-L-alanyl-D-glutamate--2,6-diaminopimelate ligase, giving the protein MKAFIRRLLPKSLLNIYHHIRAWLTAWMFRFPARHLIVVGVTGTNGKTTVVSMIGQLLQLLGQPVGWISTATISIKGEEQLNKTKLTTASPKYLQATLRRMVRAGCKYAIIEASSEGLAQGRLNGIPIRGTVFTNLTPEHIESHGSFEKYTLAKERLFKKVRRAQNSPSFIIVNGDDKSAPRFLAYAADQRIACSLANPASNDFPTDTKQLIGKISKSDLSGSEFTIDDQTTHLPLIGRFNVMNALEAVAVVEQLGWKLSDILPHLAEIKAIPGRMEFLSLGLPFQILVDYAPEPASMAALYTILPKLKVNRIIHVFGSAGGGRDKSRRPVLGKFIAERADIAIVTNEDPYDEPPEQIIDQIIAGANVAVPKKAQVEKVLDRRTAIDKALRLAKSGDLVVITGKASEQWIMGPHGQKIAWDDRVVIRELAAQLAR; this is encoded by the coding sequence ATGAAAGCGTTTATCCGCCGTCTGTTACCTAAGTCGCTATTAAATATTTATCACCATATCCGAGCTTGGCTGACTGCCTGGATGTTTCGTTTCCCGGCACGCCATTTGATTGTCGTTGGCGTGACCGGCACGAATGGCAAGACCACGGTTGTCTCGATGATCGGACAGTTGTTGCAATTACTCGGACAACCGGTCGGCTGGATTTCAACCGCGACAATTTCCATCAAGGGCGAGGAACAGCTTAATAAAACCAAGCTGACTACGGCCAGTCCGAAATACCTTCAAGCTACTTTGAGGCGTATGGTTCGCGCTGGCTGTAAGTACGCTATCATCGAAGCCTCTTCCGAAGGATTGGCTCAAGGCCGACTTAACGGCATTCCGATACGCGGCACTGTCTTCACAAATCTAACCCCCGAGCACATCGAGTCCCACGGCTCGTTTGAAAAATACACCCTAGCTAAAGAGCGGCTGTTCAAAAAAGTCCGTCGCGCACAAAACTCACCCTCCTTTATTATTGTCAATGGTGATGATAAGTCGGCTCCAAGATTTTTAGCCTACGCGGCTGATCAGCGTATCGCTTGTTCTTTGGCCAACCCAGCCTCAAACGATTTCCCTACTGACACCAAACAGCTTATTGGTAAAATTTCCAAAAGTGACCTGTCGGGCAGTGAATTTACTATTGACGATCAGACGACTCACTTGCCACTAATCGGCCGTTTTAACGTTATGAACGCGCTGGAAGCCGTGGCCGTAGTTGAACAGCTGGGTTGGAAATTGTCTGACATTCTGCCCCACCTGGCCGAAATAAAAGCCATACCCGGGCGGATGGAATTTTTATCACTAGGGTTGCCCTTCCAAATACTGGTTGACTACGCCCCGGAACCGGCCTCAATGGCGGCGTTGTATACTATTTTGCCAAAATTAAAGGTAAATCGAATCATCCATGTGTTTGGATCAGCCGGCGGTGGCCGCGATAAATCCCGACGCCCTGTGTTGGGAAAGTTTATCGCTGAACGAGCCGACATTGCTATCGTGACCAACGAAGACCCTTACGATGAACCGCCGGAGCAGATTATCGATCAGATCATAGCCGGTGCTAACGTCGCCGTGCCGAAGAAAGCCCAGGTTGAGAAGGTGCTTGATCGCCGAACTGCCATAGATAAAGCTCTTAGATTAGCTAAATCAGGTGACCTTGTGGTGATCACCGGCAAGGCCTCCGAGCAATGGATTATGGGGCCACATGGTCAAAAAATCGCCTGGGACGATCGGGTAGTTATTCGGGAACTGGCTGCTCAACTGGCTAGATAA
- a CDS encoding S8 family serine peptidase: MKTNQLKSITLRCLAVGILIGCFSWLSQPAYAIAPPPSDEVIVRLKDSVAQSDLPNLRSRFQAAELSMPNIPTTKIIKMKLSSGDNIEDAIQRLYGDSLVAIAQPNYRYQIAFTPNDGLYSFQWNLAQINMPTAWDTDQTEPAYGGDPGVIVAVVDTGVAYENYGVYGQAPDLSGTSFVAGYDFINDDAHANDDQGHGTHMTGTIAQTTNNEHDEAGIAFNSTIMPVKVMDHTGSGTTETVSQGIDFAVAQGAKVINLSLTATTDDPIFKASIDAALASHVVIVAAAGNDGEGNVDYPAAYPGVISVGAVRYDATRSYFSNYGTGLQIMAPGGDTRYDQNSDGFIDGILQESFTNTAVNYTQFSNSWAQGTSSATAHVSGAAALLIAAGADPATVKTVLTETALDLGTTGYDTETGFGLLDVAAALYRVVTDTTAPISSVSLSPTATTNGYYTTTPAVTLSAQDNRTLPITISYHWDAEPDTTYAGPMAAPEGVHTLYYHATDQAGNAEIAQSLIIQVDITGPDLIDFSPASETIVTDRKYTITGRATDTISPVTGITANNHALLSDADGRFSYTLRLHSGKNIINLATVNQAGLATTQSLTLYYRPQNTLLVGAGPGGGPQVRFFSSSGKNLKNFLAYDASFRGGIKVASGDVDGDLQEEIVTAPGPGMTPMIRVFDLNGKLKKEFLTYGATFRGGVNLAVDDLDGDNVDEIVVVPESGGGPNVRIFGYRNGSYQPTTQNFMAYATTFRGGVSVTTGDLDGDGKAEIITAPLSAGGPQLRVFGYRNGSFRPVIQGLMAYADSFRGGVTLGTGDINGDGLDEIITGIAGGGGPQVRVFGRKSNGIIGLINPGFMAFAGDFRGGIVITATDLDGDGIQEIVAGVRSGGNALLRYFSGNGKKMLREQLAFPTAFRGGMTLAIN, translated from the coding sequence AAATCTATTACTCTCAGATGTCTCGCCGTCGGCATTCTAATCGGCTGTTTTAGTTGGTTGAGCCAACCCGCGTATGCGATCGCTCCACCCCCATCTGACGAGGTGATTGTTCGTCTCAAAGACTCGGTCGCCCAATCGGATTTACCCAATTTGAGGTCGCGTTTCCAAGCCGCCGAATTGTCGATGCCAAATATTCCCACAACTAAGATAATCAAAATGAAACTTAGTTCGGGTGACAATATTGAGGATGCCATCCAACGGCTTTACGGTGATTCACTAGTCGCCATTGCCCAACCCAACTATCGCTATCAGATCGCGTTTACCCCCAATGACGGGTTGTATTCTTTTCAATGGAATCTAGCTCAGATAAATATGCCAACCGCCTGGGACACCGATCAGACCGAACCGGCTTACGGTGGCGACCCGGGTGTTATTGTGGCGGTAGTCGACACCGGAGTGGCTTATGAAAATTATGGGGTGTACGGCCAAGCGCCCGACTTGTCCGGAACCAGTTTTGTCGCTGGTTATGACTTTATCAATGATGACGCGCACGCCAACGATGACCAAGGTCACGGCACCCATATGACCGGAACGATCGCCCAGACGACCAATAATGAACACGACGAAGCCGGGATCGCGTTCAACAGCACTATCATGCCAGTTAAAGTCATGGATCATACCGGCAGTGGTACGACCGAAACCGTCTCTCAAGGAATAGACTTCGCCGTCGCCCAAGGAGCCAAGGTTATCAATCTTAGTCTCACGGCCACAACCGATGACCCAATTTTCAAAGCATCGATTGATGCCGCCCTGGCTAGCCACGTTGTAATAGTAGCCGCGGCCGGTAATGATGGTGAGGGCAACGTTGATTACCCAGCCGCCTATCCGGGCGTGATCAGCGTCGGCGCCGTTCGCTACGACGCGACGCGCTCATATTTTTCTAACTATGGCACCGGTTTGCAAATCATGGCTCCGGGTGGGGATACCAGGTACGACCAAAACAGCGATGGCTTCATCGATGGCATTCTTCAGGAAAGTTTTACGAATACCGCCGTCAACTATACTCAATTCAGTAACTCTTGGGCGCAAGGCACGTCATCGGCGACGGCTCACGTATCAGGCGCGGCCGCCTTGCTAATCGCGGCCGGTGCCGACCCAGCCACAGTCAAAACGGTTTTGACCGAAACCGCCCTCGATCTTGGCACGACCGGATATGACACCGAAACCGGATTCGGATTATTGGATGTCGCCGCCGCGCTATATCGCGTAGTTACGGACACGACCGCTCCGATTAGTTCAGTCTCGTTATCACCGACCGCGACCACCAATGGCTATTACACCACTACGCCCGCCGTCACTTTGTCCGCGCAGGATAATCGAACCTTGCCGATAACTATTTCCTATCACTGGGACGCGGAACCCGATACCACCTACGCCGGCCCTATGGCCGCGCCTGAAGGCGTGCACACGCTGTACTATCATGCTACCGATCAGGCTGGTAACGCCGAAATCGCCCAAAGCCTGATTATTCAAGTCGATATTACCGGCCCCGATCTGATCGACTTTTCGCCCGCTTCAGAAACAATCGTAACCGATCGAAAATATACCATTACCGGCCGGGCAACTGATACAATATCTCCGGTAACCGGCATCACGGCTAATAATCACGCGCTCTTGTCGGATGCGGACGGACGCTTTTCCTATACGCTCCGCCTGCATTCGGGAAAGAACATCATCAATCTCGCCACGGTTAACCAAGCTGGTTTGGCCACTACCCAATCGCTCACGCTCTACTATCGCCCGCAAAATACCCTGTTGGTCGGAGCCGGTCCGGGCGGCGGCCCACAGGTCAGGTTTTTTTCCTCGTCTGGCAAGAACTTGAAAAACTTTTTGGCTTATGACGCCTCGTTTCGGGGCGGTATCAAGGTTGCGTCCGGTGACGTTGATGGAGACCTCCAAGAAGAAATCGTCACCGCGCCCGGTCCAGGCATGACTCCTATGATCCGGGTGTTTGATCTAAATGGTAAATTGAAAAAAGAATTTTTAACTTACGGCGCGACATTTCGCGGTGGTGTCAATCTAGCCGTCGATGATCTCGACGGTGACAATGTGGACGAGATTGTCGTGGTTCCCGAAAGTGGCGGTGGACCTAACGTAAGAATTTTCGGATACCGTAATGGCTCCTACCAGCCGACCACCCAAAATTTCATGGCTTACGCGACTACGTTTCGCGGTGGTGTTTCAGTCACTACCGGCGATCTGGACGGTGATGGTAAGGCTGAAATTATCACCGCCCCGTTGAGCGCCGGCGGACCACAGCTGCGCGTGTTCGGTTATCGCAATGGATCGTTCCGCCCCGTAATTCAGGGCTTGATGGCCTACGCGGATTCGTTTCGCGGCGGAGTGACCTTGGGAACCGGCGATATCAACGGTGACGGCTTAGATGAAATTATAACCGGTATAGCTGGTGGTGGCGGTCCACAGGTAAGGGTTTTTGGCCGTAAAAGCAATGGAATCATTGGTCTGATTAATCCGGGTTTTATGGCTTTTGCCGGAGATTTCCGGGGCGGAATTGTGATTACGGCGACTGACTTGGACGGAGATGGCATTCAAGAAATTGTCGCCGGCGTTCGTAGCGGAGGCAACGCGCTCTTGCGGTACTTTTCCGGTAATGGTAAAAAGATGCTTCGAGAACAACTCGCGTTCCCGACCGCGTTCCGGGGTGGAATGACCCTGGCCATTAATTGA